ACAAATGGACGGATTTACCGACGACAGCGACAAAGGGACCGTCACCACCGGCTTCGCCCGCAATGCCGTGCTCGGTGTGGCCGACAAGGTCATCGACGCGGTCAAGGCCGGTGCCATCAAGCACTTCTTCCTCGTCGGTGGCTGCGATGGAGCGAAGTCCGGACGCGACTACTACACGCAATTCGTCAAGCAGACGCCGAAGGACTCCATCGTTTTGACCCTCGCCTGCGGCAAGTTCCGCTTCTTCAAGGAAGATCTGGGCGACATCGGCGGCATCCCCCGCCTCCTCGATATCGGTCAATGCAACGATGCCTATTCTGCGATCCAAATTGCAGTCGCGCTCAGCAAAGCCTTCGATTGCGGCGTCAACGACCTGCCCTTGTCCATGGTGCTTTCCTGGTATGAGCAAAAGGCCGTCTCCATCCTCCTGACTCTCCTCTACCTCGGAATCAAGAACATCCGCCTCGGCCCGAGCCTTCCCGCCTTCATCACACCGAATGTGCTCAACTTCCTGATCGAGACTTACAACATCCAGCCGATCACCACACCGGAAGCCGATCTGGAAGCCATCCTGTCCGAATAACAGGAGGGATCCTGGAAGCTGACTCTCGTCGCTTTCCACCATAGAGCACGTATAACCACACGTCCCTGCTACCGCTCCTCATGATTCTTGCCGGTCGGCTGCAATAATCATGAAAAGCGGGATGCGTCATCAGTCATCGGCACTTAGTCATTATACAACAAGTATTCGAAGTCTTCCCGCTGCAGTCCGGCTTTCGCGTTGCGTACACCCGGTTCGTCGACCAGTTGCCGGAAGAGGTCGGCCTTGCGTGCCTTTAGCTCCACCATGCGGGCCTCGATACTGTGCTGCATGATGAGGCGCTGGATAAAGACCGAACGGGTCTGTCCGATGCGGTGGGCCCGGTCGCTGGCTTGGTTTTCCACCGCCGGATTCCACCAGGGGTCCAGGTGGAAGACATAGTTGGCACGGGTCAGGTTCAAACCGACCCCACCCGTCTTCAGGCTGATCAAAAAGAAGGCGGGGCCACGACCGCTCTGGAAGGATTCGACGATTTCGCGCCGCTGCACGACAGGCGTACTTCCATCCATCCGCAGGAGATCGATCCCCCGTTCTTTCGCGACACGTTCCATCTGGTCGAGACCGCCGATGAACTGACTGAAGATCAGCGCGGCATGTCCCTCCGCCTGCAATTCCTCCAACTTGTCCGCCATGTAGGCAAATTTCGGAGCCGGTTCCGGCAATTGCTTGCCCATCAATTCCGGGCTCACGCAAACTTGCCGGAGGCGCAAAATAGCCGCCAGCGCGGCGATCCCAGCCTGCTGCTCCGGACGCTCATTGTAAGCTTTGGCGATCTCCTCTCGCACCTCCGCCACCGTCCGGGTATAAATCTCCTTTTGCAAAGTGGACATTTCCAACAGCAGTTCATGCTCTTCCTTACGCGGCAGCTCCTTCAAAATAGCCTGTTTCCGTCGCCGCAGGATAAAAGGTTTTGCGCGCCCCAGAATACGTTCCGGGGAGGTGCGGAAGCTCTCCTTGAAAGCCTTCAAACTGCCAAACAGGCCGGGCACAGCCAAACTCATGACTGAGTAATATTCGCTCGCATGGTTCTCCACCGGCGTCCCCGTCAGGCAGAGGGTGAAACGGCGTTGCAATTTCATCGCCGCTTTGGTCCGCGCCGCAGCCACGTTCTTGAGATTGTGAGCCTCGTCGAAGACCACCACGTCGAAGACATGCCGGGACAGCTCACGTTGATCGAGACGCACCCGGTCGTAAGTCGTCAAGACGACCTGTCCATCAGTCAGGGCATCCGCCCAATCCGCTTTTGCCAAACACTCCCGCACCTTTATTTCGGGAGCAAAGCGGGCGAACTCGTCGCTCCAGTTGAAGACCAGACTCGGCGGCAAAACAACCAGCACGGCCCCGCGAGCCCCGGCTTCATGCGCGTCCAGGCATTTCGCGATAAATCCAATCGCCTGCAAGGTCTTGCCCAGCCCCATGTCATCGGCAAGGCAAGCCCCGAAACGATGCCGGTAGAGGAAGTCGACCCAGGCACAACCTTCCAATTGATAGGGACGTAAATCCGCCCGGATGCAGGCCGGCACCGAAAAATCCCCCAAGCCTTCAAACTCGGTCAGTCCGCGGAACAAGACTTCGGCTTCAGGCGGCAGGTGCATGCGAATCCCCAGTCGGCGCAGGGCAATCCAGTCCAGCATCTCCAGACGCGAAGCCACCACCCCGGCGTCCTCGCCAAAATCCGGACGGGCCGTGCCGCGCTTCGACCGGAGCAGTTCGGCCAGCGCTTTCAATCCGCCCGCCGAGCCCTCGTCGATCTCCGGCACAATCAAGGCACCGTCGCTCCCCTTCAGGAGTAACTGTCCCTGAATCAAGCGTATCCACTCATCCGCTGTAATCGTGCGTTCGGCGCAGCGGATTGTCGGATGCAGGGCGAACCAGTCGATATCCGAGCCACGGGTTTTCGTATCCACGGAAATACTCAGCGGCGCCGTGCGCACCGGCAGTTCATTAAAGCGGACCTGCACCCCAAGACGCCCCGCCACCTGCACGAGACGCCGCACTTCATCCATTCCGCTGGCCCCGCGTTTAATAGGAATCGAACCGTCCCTCAAGTCATTCAAGGCACGGCGACTGGTCGGTTCCGTCATGCTGAACAACAGCATCATCACCTTCCAGACATCCAGTTGGTAGGCCAACCAGCGCTGCTGCGTCCCATCAGCCGCCAGGGAATGACACTCCCCGGTCATTATCTCAGGGAGCTTCAATACACGGTTCAGAATCTCGATAACGAGCACCCGAAATTCGTTCGAAAACAACTCGGGATAATCCGCCACATAGCGTTCCAAGGCAACCGCGTCGCCCTCTTCCGCATCCGCCAAAACACGTCGAATCAAGTCCAACAAGGGCGATACGCGGCGCTTCGCACTCAACAAGGTGCCCGAGTAAGCGTCCAACACGGCCGAGAGTATCAAGTCCCGGAAAATCGACTGGTCGACCTGCACCCCATCCACGGAGAGCAGCAGTTCGAAATCCAGACGCTCCGGCTCCGCCGCCGCATTTTCCCAGAGTGAGCAATCCAAAATCAAACCCAAAGCCGTATCTTCGACCGGCTGCACCGGCACCGCCGCCCCCTCAATCTGTAAGGCCAGTTCCTCATCGATATCCTGCAGCCGCCAGACAGGCAGCGAAGCGGATCGGTTATAGGCATCCAGCGGTAATCGGCGTGCCAATGAATCCCTGTCAATCAAGCTCCCCCCTGAGACCTTATGAAAGGTACCGTCCTCGGCCAGCACCAACTCATCTGCCAAAAGATGCAGCACTTCAATCGGCACTCCCTTGGCAGTCGCAAAACGCAAGGATTCCACCACCTCCCGCCCCCGCAAGTCAATCGACCGGCAAACCGAGCAGGCACGCGTAGCCATCCGCAAGTTCAACTTGCCCCCCGATTCCCGCAGCGTGACCGCGATGCCTGCCTGCTTCGCCTTCCGCAGGAACTTAGGCAACGCCCGGACCACATCCCCTAAAAAGAATTCACGCTGGACGGAAAATCCATACGCATTGCCCGGGAGCACCACGCCCACCGAGCGCAAGAAGGCCTGCGGAACCGGTCCGTTAATACGAAAACGGATCCCGCCGTAACTGTATAACTCAAGAACCTGCAACTCTGTCGCCGGCTTCTCAACCTCCGCCGGCCCGGTCGGGCGGGTCCCCACATCCGTGTAGCCAAGCTGCTCACGAAGTGCCTGCGCATAGTCGACCGGCATCTGAAATCCGCCCACGCCTTTGCCTTGTACCGCCAAAAACATCGCCGCAGCAGCCGCAATCGCATGCTTGCACCCTCCGTAGGTATCCCAAGCCGGACAATCACATTCATGCCCCAATTGTCCGCCACGCACCCACAAGCAGACCTGATAGGGCTCGCTGCGCCGGCCAGAGACGGCCGCAGTCATCAGCTTCGACGCCTCGTCCCATTCAAGTGACTCCACCGCAAACTGTCTGAAGTAGAGCAAGCCTCGCTCCACAAAGCGGCGATTTCCGATGTAATACAACTCACCGATATCCAATTGCTCGAAGCCTGCCAGCCCCTCCAGTCTGCCTGCACTGTTTGCCATAAAAGTACCATCCTTGCCGATCTCCTCTCGGGATTGCCAGCAAGAACGCCGGCTCCCCGCATGATCCAAAAAAAAGCTGTCTGTCACGAGGCATTGAGTCCATGCTAGGACAAGATTGGAAAATCGTGAAATTTTCTGAGGGTTTGGAACCCCGGATGCGTTAAAGTGGGCATGAAAGAAATAGAAGAGTTCGAAAATTGGGTCGATCAGGTCAAAACCCGGGAGCTTCCGAAGTGCCCGGAGTCCGTTGCTTACAACGTCTTGCGTCGTGTCCGAAACGAAGCGAGTGCTCCGGAACAATCGGACTGGGCTTGGTTGCTGTCCCTGCTCCCCAATCCCGGATATGTGGCGGCCATGCTTCTTGTCGCGGTCAGCCTGACGTCCTCAATTACGTTTATGGCCACCAAAAGACAGGTGACCACGTCCCGCAGCCAAGTGCTGGCGTCGGCAGCCCTTGACTTTGAATTCTTCAGCCAGACGGAACTTCTACATTTCAACAATAAATAGTATGCCCTCCACATCTTCTGGAAATCGAAACAGATTCGGCATACTCGCCGGAGTTCTCGTCACCTTGATCCTGTTATGCTTTGCGGTATCCGCGATCACCTCGCAGTGGATGATGCATAACGACGATTGGAATCACCATGATCTGGAACACGGACACAAATGGTTACACCATGAGCTGAATTTAACCGAGACCGAGGCCAGCGCCATCGACGCCTTTGAGCCCGCATACAGGGAGCAACGTGCCGCCATGCTGGAAGAATTCCAAGCGAAGATCGAGAACCTGAGACAGCAACTGGTCGCTCACGATCAATTCTCACCCGAGGTCGAACACGCCATCCATGAGCTGCACCAGATCCATGGCCAGCTCCAGGAATTGTCGATCCGCCATTATTACCAGATGATGAGTGTGCTCCCCCCGGAAAAGCAGGAAATACTGAAGGAACTCGCCGGACAGGCGCTCAGTGTGCCTGAATGACGCGTCCATGACAGTGAACGATGAAGATGTCTCGCTGATCGCGGAAATAGGCAGGGAAAACGAAGCAGCCCTGGCGCAATTGATGGCGCGCTACAAGGAACCGGTCTTTCATTTCATCTACCGGTATCTCGCGAATCCGGCAGACAGTGCCGAAGTCGTGGAGGAGACCTTCTTCCGGGTCTATCAAAAAGCCGGCCACTACACGCCGCGCGCCGCAGTCAAAACCTGGATTTTTTCGATCGCGCGGAACCTGGCAGTCGATCGGCTCCGCCGGCAGAAAAAACTCCGGGGGCAAGTTTCCCTGGAAACATCCGATGCACCGGAGGAAAGCGTCTACGCCCCGATCCACCAGATCGATTCCGGCGTGGCCGACCCGTCGAACCAATTAAAATCCCGGGAGGCCCTCCGGCAGATTGACGCAAGAATACGGGAACTCCCCGAAAAACTGAGGTTTCCCTTCATCTTTTGTGTGTTGGAGGACCATGCCTACGACGAATGTGCGGCCATCCTAAGGACCAACCGAAAGACCGTCGAAACCCGGATCTACCGTGCACGGAAACAGCTCCGTGAAGCACTGGCCGGTTTTCTCCAGAATACCTGAGGGTTCAGGCGGATTCCTGCGTTTAACATATTGCAGGGACAACTCACCGAAGCGGTGGGTTGCCTCCGTCACGTTTAAACACCCCAACACAGGAATTCAAAATGAAGGAAATCAAGGCCTACATCCGAAAGTCACAGCTGGACCCGGTCATCCATGCGCTCGCAAAAGTTCAGGGCCTGAGCGGGGTGAGTGCGAACACCATTACGGGATTCGGGCGCAGTCGCGGTATCCTGCGGCTGGTTGACTTCGAAACCCATATCAAGGTGGAAGCCGTCTGCCGGGACGAACTGAAGGACGAGGTCGTGCGCACCATTCTAGATGCGGCGCAGACCGGCTATCGCGGTGACGGCAAAATCTTCGTCGCCGACATCGGCGAAGCTTGGCGTATCGAAACACGGGAGGCCATCGCCAACACCCCATGAATCAGAAATCCCACCATCTGGCCGAGAAGAGCTGCTGCCATCATAACGAAGAGGGACATGCACACCATCACGGTGAGACGCACGCACATCACCACAGCGAGGCGCACGCACATCATCACGACGAGACGGTCAAGCCCTCCGCCACAGCCAAATACTACTGCCCGATGTGCCCGGGTGTCGAATCGGACAAGCCGGGCGACTGCCCCAAGTGCGGCATGCGCCTGGAGCGCAATCCGGCCTACAAGGAAACGGCACCTAAACTTTGGACCTGCCCGATGCACCCGGAAGTGCAACAGGACCACCCCGGACAGTGCCCGAAATGCGGGATGGACCTGGAGCCAATGGCCCCCTCCGCAGAAGACGATTCGGAGGAAGAACGCGAGATCCTGAGCCTGAAGCGCAAGATGCTCGTAGCCGGCGCGTTGACGCTTCCGATCCTGTTGCTGGCTTTCGATAGCATGATTCCCGGGCTTTCCTTCGACCGTTTTCTCTCGCCGAGGGTGCAGGCTTGGCTGGAGCTGCTGTTGGCCACTCCGGTCGTATTCTGGGCCGGCGGCATGTTTTTCACACGTGGCTGGCGCTCGATCCTCAACCGCAGCCTGAACATGTTTACGCTCATCATGCTCGGAGTCGGCGCGGCCTACGGCTACAGCCTCACCGCCGTCCTGTTTCCGGGGATCTTCCCCGAGTCCTTCCGCATGCACGGCGAAGTCGCGCTCTACTTCGAGGCCGCCTCCGTCATCACCACCCTCATTCTCTTCGGGCAGTGGCTCGAGGCGCGCGCCCGCCGCCAGACCGGTGAGGCCATTCAAAGCCTGCTCGATCTCGCTGCCAAAACCGCGCATCGTCTGAAGGACGACGGCGAGGAGGAAGAGGTCGACATCGACGCGATTGAAAAAGGTGACCGCCTGCGGGTTCGCCCCGGCGAGAAGATCCCGCTGGATGGCGTCATTCTCGAAGGGAAAAGCAGCATCGACGAATCCATGATCACCGGCGAGCCCCTGCCCGTGGAAAAGGGCACAGGCGAAAAGGTAATCGGGGCGACCGTCAACCAAACGGGCAGTTTCGTCATGGAGGCCGAAGCCGTCGGGGAGGAAACCATGCTCGCGCAGATCGTCCACATGGTCGCCGAAGCCCAACGCAGCCGCGCGCCGATCCAGAAACTGGCCGACTCGGTGGCAGGTTGGTTCGTACCGGCCGTCGTGCTCGTCGCGCTCATCGCCTTTGTCCTGTGGGCCCTCCTCGGCCCCGCTCCGGCCCTGGCCTACGCCATGGTCGTGGCGGTCTCCGTCCTCATCATCGCCTGCCCCTGTGCACTGGGCCTGGCCACCCCCATGTCGATCATGGTGGGCGTCGGCAAGGGCGCGCAGAACGGGATTCTGGTCAAGAATGCCGAGGCCATCGAACGCGCGGAGAAGATCACCCACTTAATCACCGACAAGACCGGCACCCTGACCGAAGGCAAGCCGTCGGTGGTCGAGCTCACCCCCGCCGAAGGGATCGAAGCCGACAGCCTGCTCCGCCTCGCGGCGGCCGTCGAATCGCAGTCCGAACACCCGCTGGCCCGTGCCGTGGTCGAAAAAGCCAAAGCGGATCAACTCGATCTGCCCGCCGTATCGGACTTCGAAAGCACGACCGGCGGCGGCGTGCAGGCGAAGCTGGAGCAAGAACTCATTCGTGTCGGCAAGCGCGCCTTTATCGAATCGGCGGGCATACAAGTCCCGGCTCGCTTGAGCGATGCCGCCGAACAGCTGCAATCGGAAGCCAAAACCGTCATCTGGGCCGCCCGTGACGAGCAGCTGCTCGGACTCATGGCCATCGCCGATCCGATCAAAGCAACCACGAAAGAAGCGGTCGAGGCACTGCACGCACTCGGCATCACCGTGGTCATGTGCACCGGCGACAATCCCCGCACCGCCCAGGCGGTGGCCAGAGAGCTCGAGATCGACGAAGTGCACGCCGAAGTCTCCCCAGAGGACAAGCAGCGTATCGTCAACGAGCTGAAGCAACAGGGCCATCGTGTCGCCATGGCAGGCGACGGGATCAACGACGCCCCCGCCCTTGCGGCCGCCGATGTCGGCATCGCCATGGGCACCGGCACCGATGTCGCCATCGAAAGCGCCGGACTCACCCTGGTGAAAGGCGACCTGCGGGGCATCGTCGGCGGCTTGCGCCTGAGCCGCAATGTCATGGGTAACATCCGGCAAAACCTCTTCTTCGCCTTCATCTACAACGCGGTCGGCGTGCCCGTTGCGGCCGGCATCCTCTACCCGCTCTTCGGCATCCTGCTCAGCCCGATGATCGCCGGCGCCGCCATGGCCTTCAGCTCCGTCTCCGTCGTGAGCAATGCCCTGCGGCTCAAACGGCTGGCCCTCGATTAAAGGCTAAACAATCTGAAGCATTTTTAAGGGTTTCCCCCGGACTCTGCGTTTATGATGGAACACATGCACCGAAGTTTACGAAAAGACCTTTTCTCGCTATGGGCCGGCACCCTGTTTGCCGGCCTGTTTATCGGCGCGAGCCTGTCAGCAGCCCAACCGTCAGGCGACCGGGCGGAACCGGCGCTGAACAGTCTGGAGAGCTATCTGACTCGGGCTCTGTCGGCCAATCCGCAGATGGATGCCTTTGAACAGCGCTACGAAGCCGCCATGCAGCGGATTCCACAAGCCGCCAGCCTGCCGGACCCGATGCTCCAGATCACGCATTTCGTCGAGTCGGTGCAGACCCGGACCGGTCCCCAGGAAAATGTGATCATGCTCAGCCAGAAGCTGCCCTGGTTCGGCAAACTGAGCAGCCGCAAGCAGGCGGCCTCATCCGAGGCGGAAGCGCTCTGGTATGCCTACCAGAATCAGCAGTTGATGCTGGCGCGCAGGGTATCGCTGGCCTTTTACGAGTATGGCTACACCGGGGAAGCACTGCGCTTGACCAAAGAAAACCGGGACCTGCTGCGCAAGCTCGAACCCATCGTCGAGGAAAAGGTGCGGGGCGGCGCGGATCTGAATGCACTCCTGCGCCTGAAAGTGGAAATCGGCAAAATCGACGACCGCCTGCAGAGCTTGCAGCAAAAACAGGTCGCCCAGTCAGCCAAGCTCGGTGAACTGCTGGCCCTGCCCGGATCCGACACCCTGCCCCTGCCCGAATGGGACGCACCGGAGCAATTCATACCCGATGGTCCATCCTTGGCTGCCGCCCTGCGCGCCACCAACCCCGAGCTGCAAATGCTCGAACGTAAGGTCGCCAGCGCCGAAGCCCGCCGGGAAATCGCCCGCTTGGAAAGCTTTCCCGACATCACCCTCGGCTTGAACTACATCCAGATCGGCGATCCGGAAGTCAACCCGATGACACCTGACGCCGGCCAAGACCCCTGGGGCTTTACGGTCGCCGTGAACCTTCCCATCTGGTTTCCCAAATACAATGCGGCCAAGGCGGAAGCCCTCGCCAGCAAGCGCGCCTTCGAAAGCGAATACGACAACCGGCTGAACGCACTGCGTGCGGAGCTCACCGCCAGCCTCGCCAACCTGAAGGATGCTAATCGCCGCCTCACCCTCTACGGCGACGAACTGCTCGGTCTCGCCGAGCAAGCCGTCGAGAACAGCCGCTCGAGCTACGAAAACGGAAAGACCGGCATTCTTGAGATGATCGACAGCGAGCGTTCGCTACTCGACCTTCAATCGCTCTACTGGCGCGCGGCCTCCGATGCCTGGCAGCAACGCGTCGTCGTGCAGACCCTGGCCAACCAACCCATCCTCGGAACCTTTCAAGTGACTCAAGAAAATGAATAAGAAGACAGTCATCCCCCTCGCCGGCGTCGCAATCGCGGCCCTGCTCATCGGACTTGCGGTCGGCCGGGTGGCATCCTCCGGGAACCATGCCCACGAGTCGTCCACCGCGGCTCCCGAAGCCATGGCGGATCCGGCCAAGCCAACAATTTGGACCTGCTCGATGCACCCGCAGATCCGGCAACCCGAACCGGGCAAGTGCCCGATCTGCGGAATGGACCTGATCCCGCTGGTCGAGGATTCGGGCAGCGACAGTGGTCCCCGCGAACTGAGCATGAGCGAGGCCTCGCGTGCGCTCGCGGAAATCCAGACATCTGCCGTCAAACAGGAATATCCTGCAGTCGACATCCGCCTCGTCGGCAAACTCGGCTACGACGAAACCCGCGAGAAATCGCTGACCGCGCGCTTTCCCGCCCGCATCGACGAACTGTTCGTCAATTACAACGGTATCCGCGTGCAGCAGGGCGAGCACCTCGCCCAGGTTTACAGCCCGGAGTTGTTGACCGCGCAGCGTGAACTGATCACCGCCTACCGCGCCGATCCAAACAGTTCGATCACCCGGGCCGCGCGCGACAAGCTGCGCCTCTGGGACTTGCTGCCCGAACAGATCGACGCGATTCTGGAAAGCGGTGAAGCCAAAGACCACTTCGAACTCAAGGCCCCGATCGGCGGGGTCGTCGTCGCTAAAAACGTCAAGGAGGGCGACTACGTTAAAACAGGGGAACCGCTCTTCCGGATCGTCGACCTGAGTGTCCTTTGGGCCGACCTCGACGCCTACGAGTCCGATCTGCCCTGGCTTCGTTTCGGACAGAAAGTGACCTTCACGGTCGAGTCGTTTCCCGGCGAAAGCTTTCACGGGCAAATCACTTTCATCGAGCCCGAGGTCAACCGCAAGACTCGCACGATCCCGGTGCGGGTCAACGTCCCCAACGCCGACGGTCGCTTGAAGCCGGGTATGTTCGTTCGCGGGGTGGTCCAGTCACGCCTGGCGGAGAACGGCAAGGTCTATGCGCCGGAGTTGGCGGGTAAATGGATTAGCCCGATGCACCCGGAGATCATCAAGGACGGACCGGGCCAATGCGACATTTGCGGCATGGATCTCGTCCCGGCCGAACAGCTCGGCTATGTGGACAACGCGGAAGCTCCCGCCCCCATCACGGTTCCGGCTTCCGCAGTGCTGCGCACCGGCAAGCGTGCCGTCGTCTATGTCGAAAAGCCCGATGCCGAACGACCCACCTATGAAGGCCGTGAAATCGTGCTCGGTCCACGTGCCGGCGACAGCTTTATCGTGGTCGCGGGTCTCGACGCCGGCGAACGGGTCGTCACCAACGGTGCGTTCAAGATCGACAGCGCCCTGCAGATTCAAGCCAAGCCGAGCATGATGAACCCGGAAGGCGGTGGCCCGATGCCGGGACACAATCACGGCGCGGCCACAGCCACGTCCGGGGCGGATCCTGCACAGCATCCGGAGATGTCCATGCTGGAGATACCGGCCGAGACGGCAGCCCAATTGATGGATGCTTATTTCAAGATGCAAGCGGCACTGGCCGCGGACAATCTGGAAGCCGCCAAAGAACAGGCTAAAGCGATGATGTCGGTGACCGGGCATAGCGGACCGCTTCCGGAACTGCTGCACAAGATGCTGGCCGCAGACAGTCTCGATGCGCTGCGCAAGCCGCACTTTGACGAACTATCGGCCGCACTCATTGCCGCCGCCATGCAATCCCCATCCGCATTCCCGGAAGGCCTTTTGATCATGCACTGCCCGATGGTCTACGGCGATCACGGCGCCGACTGGCTGCAAGCCAAAGAGCCGCTACAGAATCCCTACTTCGGTGCCATGATGCTCTCCTGTGGCGAAGTGAAAGAAGTCATCGGCGAGTAGTCTGGGCTACGAAAAGACACGGATAAAAATGATCAACAAACTCATACGCTTCTGTCTCGAGAACAAGCTCGTCGTTCTCCTCTTCACGGTCGTCCTGATCGTGTGGGGCATCGCCGTCGCGCCCTTTGACTGGGAGTCGGATATTTTGCCGCGCGACCCGGTGCCGGTCGATGCGATTCCGGACATCGGCGAGAACCAGCAGATCGTCTTCACGCAATGGATGGGCCGCTCGCCGCAGGACATCGAAGACCAGATCACCTACCCGCTGACCACTGCGCTGCTTGGCCTGCCCGAGGTGAAGACCATCCGGAGCTACTCGATGTTCGGCTTCTCCTCGATCTACATCATCTTCAAGGACGACGCCGAGTTCTACTGGACCCGCAGCCGTATCCTCGAAAAGTTGAACAGCCTCCCTCCCGGAACGCTGCCACAGGGCGTCTCGCCTCAGCTCGGTCCGGATGCCACGGCGCTGGGGCAAGTCTTCTGGTATACCCTCGAAGGCATGGACCCGGACGGTAAACCGACCGGCGGTTGGGACCTGGACGAACTACGCAGCGCACAAGACTGGTATGTTCGCTATGCCTTGCAAGGTGTCGATGGCGTTGCCGAGGTCGCGTCCATCGGAGGCTACGTGAAGGAATACCAGGTGGACGTCGATCCCGACGCACTCCGCACTTACGGGATCGCTCTGCACGAGGTGTTTGACGCGGTGCGGGGCAGCAACCTCGATGTCGGTGTACGCACGATCGAAATCAATTCAGCCGAATATGTCATTCGAGGCCTCGGCTTCATCAAGAATCTCGATGACCTGCGCAAGACCGTCATCACCCAGCGCGACAATGTGCCAATCACCTTAGATCAGGTCGCGAATATCCAGTTTGGCCCGGCACTTCGACGCGGCGCCCTCGACAAGGCCGGAGCGGAAGCGGTCGGCGGCGTGGTGGTGACGCGCTATGGCGAAAACCCCTTGGCCGTGATCAAACGGGTTAAAGAGAAGATAAAGGAAATCTCGCCCGGACTGCCGAAAAAGACCTTGGAGGACGGCACAGTCAGCCAGGTCGAAATCGTTCCCTTCTACGACCGCACCGGCTTGATCTACGAAACCCTGGGCACACTCGAAGATGCCGTGCGCCAGCAGATCCTGGTGACGATCATCGTGGTCGTGCTCATGGTCCTGCACCTGCGTAGCGCGTCACTCATCTCTGGCGTATTGCCGCTCGCCGTGCTGTTCGCCTTCATCGGCATGAAACTCTTCAAGGTGGATGCCAACGTTGTCGCGCTCTCGGGGATCGCCATCGCCATCGGCACCATCGTCGACATGGGCGTGGTGTTGATTGAGAATATATTGAAACACTTGGATGATGCCCCGCCGGATGAGAGCCGTCTCGAAGTGGTCTACCGCGCCTGCGCCGAAGTGGGCAGCGCGGTGGTCACGGCAGTGCTGACGACGGTGATCAGCTTCCTCCCGGTCTTCACCATGGAGGCCGCCGAAGGGAAGCTCTTCCGTCCGCTGGCCTACACCAAAACCTTCGCGCTGATCGGTTCCATCGTGGTCGCATTGACGGTCATCCCGCCGCTGGCACACTGGTTTATCGCAGGACGCCATAAGTCGCACCTCGTCAAAATCGGGTTGTGGACAGGCATCGGTGTGGTCGGTTTGTTCGGCGCCATCTTTATTGCATGGTTCCCGTGGTGGCTGGGTGCCTTGATGATCGCTGCGGCGGCCTTCCACAGCGCCAGCCCGAGAATCCCTGAAAAGGTGCAGCGC
The DNA window shown above is from Coraliomargarita parva and carries:
- a CDS encoding TolC family protein; translated protein: MHRSLRKDLFSLWAGTLFAGLFIGASLSAAQPSGDRAEPALNSLESYLTRALSANPQMDAFEQRYEAAMQRIPQAASLPDPMLQITHFVESVQTRTGPQENVIMLSQKLPWFGKLSSRKQAASSEAEALWYAYQNQQLMLARRVSLAFYEYGYTGEALRLTKENRDLLRKLEPIVEEKVRGGADLNALLRLKVEIGKIDDRLQSLQQKQVAQSAKLGELLALPGSDTLPLPEWDAPEQFIPDGPSLAAALRATNPELQMLERKVASAEARREIARLESFPDITLGLNYIQIGDPEVNPMTPDAGQDPWGFTVAVNLPIWFPKYNAAKAEALASKRAFESEYDNRLNALRAELTASLANLKDANRRLTLYGDELLGLAEQAVENSRSSYENGKTGILEMIDSERSLLDLQSLYWRAASDAWQQRVVVQTLANQPILGTFQVTQENE
- a CDS encoding copper-transporting P-type ATPase, which gives rise to MNQKSHHLAEKSCCHHNEEGHAHHHGETHAHHHSEAHAHHHDETVKPSATAKYYCPMCPGVESDKPGDCPKCGMRLERNPAYKETAPKLWTCPMHPEVQQDHPGQCPKCGMDLEPMAPSAEDDSEEEREILSLKRKMLVAGALTLPILLLAFDSMIPGLSFDRFLSPRVQAWLELLLATPVVFWAGGMFFTRGWRSILNRSLNMFTLIMLGVGAAYGYSLTAVLFPGIFPESFRMHGEVALYFEAASVITTLILFGQWLEARARRQTGEAIQSLLDLAAKTAHRLKDDGEEEEVDIDAIEKGDRLRVRPGEKIPLDGVILEGKSSIDESMITGEPLPVEKGTGEKVIGATVNQTGSFVMEAEAVGEETMLAQIVHMVAEAQRSRAPIQKLADSVAGWFVPAVVLVALIAFVLWALLGPAPALAYAMVVAVSVLIIACPCALGLATPMSIMVGVGKGAQNGILVKNAEAIERAEKITHLITDKTGTLTEGKPSVVELTPAEGIEADSLLRLAAAVESQSEHPLARAVVEKAKADQLDLPAVSDFESTTGGGVQAKLEQELIRVGKRAFIESAGIQVPARLSDAAEQLQSEAKTVIWAARDEQLLGLMAIADPIKATTKEAVEALHALGITVVMCTGDNPRTAQAVARELEIDEVHAEVSPEDKQRIVNELKQQGHRVAMAGDGINDAPALAAADVGIAMGTGTDVAIESAGLTLVKGDLRGIVGGLRLSRNVMGNIRQNLFFAFIYNAVGVPVAAGILYPLFGILLSPMIAGAAMAFSSVSVVSNALRLKRLALD
- a CDS encoding efflux RND transporter periplasmic adaptor subunit yields the protein MNKKTVIPLAGVAIAALLIGLAVGRVASSGNHAHESSTAAPEAMADPAKPTIWTCSMHPQIRQPEPGKCPICGMDLIPLVEDSGSDSGPRELSMSEASRALAEIQTSAVKQEYPAVDIRLVGKLGYDETREKSLTARFPARIDELFVNYNGIRVQQGEHLAQVYSPELLTAQRELITAYRADPNSSITRAARDKLRLWDLLPEQIDAILESGEAKDHFELKAPIGGVVVAKNVKEGDYVKTGEPLFRIVDLSVLWADLDAYESDLPWLRFGQKVTFTVESFPGESFHGQITFIEPEVNRKTRTIPVRVNVPNADGRLKPGMFVRGVVQSRLAENGKVYAPELAGKWISPMHPEIIKDGPGQCDICGMDLVPAEQLGYVDNAEAPAPITVPASAVLRTGKRAVVYVEKPDAERPTYEGREIVLGPRAGDSFIVVAGLDAGERVVTNGAFKIDSALQIQAKPSMMNPEGGGPMPGHNHGAATATSGADPAQHPEMSMLEIPAETAAQLMDAYFKMQAALAADNLEAAKEQAKAMMSVTGHSGPLPELLHKMLAADSLDALRKPHFDELSAALIAAAMQSPSAFPEGLLIMHCPMVYGDHGADWLQAKEPLQNPYFGAMMLSCGEVKEVIGE